A single genomic interval of Leptospira sp. WS60.C2 harbors:
- a CDS encoding HDOD domain-containing protein has translation MLKSKVDEVLQDVNKLPAISSVVSKVLEKLQKPDVNIADLAQEISKDPAITANVIKLSNSAYYRASKPIRTVQEALMTLGIKTVKEIVLLTAAKGILAQDLNSYQLEAAQLWTASLLVAELSSKIVQHKKLKIDKDLAFTSGLLCSVGKIVLAQFFSPVMMQLKTDLKNNQEPFPSLEKKYFGYTHMEVSETLLKRWNFPPELTDVVANYLTPEASKVNPLLTSVVHIASILIVVSGIGIDIGGESVPISPFALSQTGVTDADIETYFVHIPDLQAGLADLLNV, from the coding sequence ATGCTAAAATCAAAAGTTGATGAAGTATTACAAGACGTAAATAAACTACCGGCTATATCTTCGGTTGTTTCCAAAGTATTGGAAAAATTACAAAAACCAGATGTGAACATTGCTGACCTTGCCCAAGAGATATCAAAAGACCCTGCTATCACAGCAAATGTAATTAAACTTTCCAATTCTGCTTATTACCGCGCCTCAAAACCCATTCGCACTGTCCAGGAAGCATTAATGACTCTTGGGATCAAAACAGTGAAGGAAATCGTTCTCCTCACTGCTGCCAAAGGAATCCTTGCTCAAGACTTAAACAGTTACCAATTGGAAGCCGCACAGTTGTGGACGGCGTCCTTACTTGTGGCGGAACTCTCTAGTAAAATTGTCCAACACAAGAAGTTAAAAATCGACAAAGACTTGGCTTTCACTTCTGGTCTCCTCTGCAGTGTGGGCAAAATTGTATTGGCTCAGTTCTTTAGCCCTGTGATGATGCAACTCAAAACAGACTTAAAGAACAACCAAGAGCCATTCCCATCCCTTGAAAAAAAATACTTTGGATACACTCACATGGAAGTATCCGAAACACTGTTAAAACGATGGAATTTCCCTCCAGAACTCACCGATGTTGTGGCAAACTACCTCACACCAGAAGCATCCAAAGTGAACCCACTACTCACTTCCGTTGTGCACATAGCAAGCATTCTCATCGTTGTCTCAGGAATTGGTATTGATATTGGTGGTGAGTCTGTTCCAATTTCTCCGTTTGCCTTAAGCCAAACTGGTGTGACGGATGCAGACATCGAAACATACTTTGTACATATTCCAGACTTACAAGCGGGTCTTGCCGATTTGTTGAATGTATAA
- a CDS encoding chemotaxis protein CheD produces the protein MSIKSKIINVGIADIKVGKDADVLRTTLGSCIGIVLYDPDQKIGAISHIMLAKDPTGKDMSKFPHKYGETALPILIDMMKKEGSEIGQYNCRIFGGASMFKGINSQFLQNIGEQNILIVRKFMEEKKIPIIVEDVAGNEGRTISLYCDDGRVLLKKAGMEKYLYKVR, from the coding sequence ATGTCTATAAAATCCAAAATCATCAATGTGGGAATTGCTGACATAAAGGTCGGAAAGGATGCAGATGTACTCCGAACCACATTAGGTTCCTGCATTGGGATCGTATTGTACGATCCTGACCAAAAAATCGGTGCCATCTCACACATCATGCTCGCCAAAGACCCTACGGGAAAAGATATGAGCAAGTTCCCACACAAATATGGAGAGACAGCCCTCCCCATCCTCATTGATATGATGAAAAAGGAAGGGTCTGAGATTGGACAATATAACTGCCGAATTTTTGGTGGGGCGTCAATGTTCAAAGGAATCAATTCCCAATTTCTGCAAAACATTGGGGAACAAAATATCCTGATTGTTAGAAAGTTTATGGAAGAAAAAAAAATCCCGATCATTGTCGAAGATGTGGCTGGAAATGAAGGAAGAACCATCAGCCTCTACTGTGATGACGGACGTGTTTTGCTAAAAAAAGCTGGTATGGAAAAATACCTTTATAAGGTGCGTTAG
- a CDS encoding TraB/GumN family protein: MRSIKKTTPKRNSTKKGFKTKEPYLFKTIDNTEVHILGTAHISKQSVEEVEKMIQSIKPDVICVELCESRMKSVEDPDYLKKLDIFKVFKERKMWLLLSSLILSSFQKKMGNQDIKPGDEMRKAIALGRAMKKPVVAVDREIQTTLKRSWGNVGFFSKMYLFSALLASLLVKEDVSDEKIEEMKSDDILKDLFSQIPKKYESVKNVIIDERDVYLAEKIRLSTLDKKVKKVVAVVGAGHLAGIERNITLQNDLAKLDEVPKPKFWDSFSLILYPVFFAGLIGYTTWSQGGEAGMDLFSKLIYIKGGLAALGALIAWAHPISIILAFITAPIGTFVPIFKAGWVSALSESYLRKPLVEDFERIAEDSETFTGFWKNRVLHIFLVFFLPQFGSTIGTFIVAGKGLKNLF, translated from the coding sequence ATGCGTTCAATCAAAAAAACTACTCCCAAAAGAAATTCTACCAAAAAAGGTTTCAAAACAAAAGAACCGTATCTGTTTAAAACCATTGACAACACTGAAGTCCATATTTTAGGAACAGCCCACATCTCCAAACAAAGTGTGGAAGAAGTGGAAAAAATGATTCAGAGTATCAAACCTGATGTCATTTGCGTTGAGTTATGTGAATCCCGAATGAAGTCAGTGGAGGATCCAGACTATCTTAAAAAGTTAGATATCTTCAAAGTATTCAAAGAAAGAAAGATGTGGTTGCTTCTATCAAGTCTCATCCTTTCTTCCTTTCAGAAAAAAATGGGAAACCAAGACATCAAACCAGGGGACGAGATGCGAAAAGCCATCGCACTTGGTCGAGCTATGAAAAAACCCGTGGTCGCTGTGGACCGAGAAATCCAAACCACACTCAAACGTTCTTGGGGCAACGTTGGTTTTTTTTCAAAGATGTATCTCTTCAGTGCTCTTCTTGCCTCACTTCTTGTCAAAGAAGATGTTTCTGATGAAAAAATTGAAGAGATGAAATCAGATGATATCCTCAAAGATTTATTCTCTCAAATTCCAAAAAAATACGAATCTGTTAAAAATGTCATCATTGATGAAAGAGATGTTTATCTAGCCGAAAAAATTCGATTGTCCACCTTGGATAAAAAAGTGAAAAAAGTGGTGGCAGTAGTGGGTGCAGGTCATCTTGCGGGAATCGAAAGGAACATTACCCTTCAAAACGACTTAGCAAAGTTAGATGAAGTTCCCAAACCAAAATTTTGGGATAGTTTTAGTCTAATTTTATATCCTGTTTTTTTTGCAGGACTTATTGGTTATACCACTTGGAGCCAAGGGGGGGAAGCTGGTATGGATTTGTTTTCAAAACTCATCTATATCAAAGGTGGGCTTGCTGCCCTCGGTGCTCTCATTGCATGGGCACATCCTATTTCGATCATCCTAGCCTTTATCACGGCACCTATTGGTACCTTTGTTCCTATATTCAAAGCGGGTTGGGTGAGTGCCCTTTCAGAATCCTATTTACGAAAACCACTGGTAGAAGATTTTGAACGGATTGCCGAAGATTCCGAAACGTTTACAGGATTTTGGAAAAACCGAGTCCTTCATATCTTTTTGGTTTTTTTTCTACCACAATTTGGTTCTACCATTGGAACCTTTATCGTAGCTGGAAAAGGCTTGAAGAATTTATTTTAA
- a CDS encoding four-helix bundle copper-binding protein, which yields MNRKELLQKAGMAVAVSGILSTLSAEDHDHTSAGMPQAGKSKYAKAMMAAIHCQLSAEVCLSHCLTELGNGDKSMAACASSTREVISLCDSFVKLASQNSSFTKKLANLCIEVCEACAKECDKHAKHHAVCKECRDSCLACVKELKKV from the coding sequence ATGAACCGTAAAGAATTATTACAAAAAGCAGGAATGGCAGTGGCTGTTTCTGGAATCCTCTCCACACTTTCCGCAGAAGATCACGACCACACAAGTGCAGGAATGCCACAAGCAGGGAAATCCAAATATGCAAAAGCAATGATGGCCGCCATCCATTGCCAACTTTCTGCAGAAGTTTGCCTCAGCCATTGTCTCACTGAACTTGGAAATGGTGATAAATCAATGGCAGCTTGTGCGTCTTCTACTCGTGAAGTGATTAGCCTATGTGACTCGTTTGTGAAACTCGCGAGCCAAAACTCATCTTTCACCAAAAAGTTAGCAAATCTTTGTATCGAAGTTTGTGAAGCATGTGCGAAGGAATGTGACAAACATGCAAAACACCACGCCGTCTGTAAGGAATGCCGTGATAGTTGTTTAGCATGTGTGAAAGAATTAAAAAAAGTGTAA
- a CDS encoding esterase/lipase family protein, with amino-acid sequence MFRFIEYLERFWALLSFYLPSHLFVENNKEKNILIVPGFKSGRFYYARLKSNLDNLGFKVGILSTLRNPTSLEEAVDYLAKQILTAPNEVTLIAHNTGGLLVLILPDEARRKVKRLITLGTPFHGSDRFTNTRYSYWGFESDWVKTNYKNALFFPLFQPLSAIEDFSFPPQESTEFGQGRDLWFDIPGNYNLVRRNENIRTLREFLGTPKDNIQLSPSPKANPEFAVPKKIEVDFSKYEPSVYKKNKEKLAKKKSSATNKEKSKPTTKTQSKTKPTGTKSTAKTKAAPKAKPKKKTKR; translated from the coding sequence ATGTTTCGATTCATTGAATATCTGGAACGATTTTGGGCTTTATTGTCATTTTACCTCCCTAGTCATTTATTTGTAGAAAACAACAAAGAGAAAAACATTCTCATTGTACCGGGCTTCAAATCAGGTCGTTTTTATTATGCCAGGTTAAAATCTAACTTAGACAATTTAGGATTCAAAGTGGGAATTTTGTCCACGTTACGAAATCCAACGTCTCTAGAAGAGGCAGTCGATTACCTTGCCAAACAAATTCTGACAGCACCTAACGAAGTCACTTTGATTGCTCATAATACGGGTGGACTTCTCGTTTTAATTTTACCGGATGAAGCAAGAAGGAAGGTAAAACGCCTCATCACTCTCGGGACGCCCTTCCATGGCTCCGATCGTTTTACAAACACCCGATATTCCTATTGGGGTTTCGAGTCAGACTGGGTGAAGACCAATTATAAAAATGCGTTGTTTTTTCCCCTCTTCCAACCTCTTTCTGCCATTGAGGACTTTAGTTTCCCGCCACAGGAGAGCACCGAGTTTGGCCAAGGAAGGGACTTATGGTTTGATATCCCTGGAAACTACAACCTAGTGAGACGAAATGAAAACATCAGAACACTACGGGAATTTTTAGGAACACCGAAGGACAACATCCAACTGAGTCCAAGCCCAAAAGCAAATCCAGAGTTTGCGGTTCCGAAAAAAATCGAAGTCGATTTTTCGAAATATGAACCTTCCGTTTACAAAAAGAACAAAGAAAAATTAGCAAAAAAGAAATCTTCTGCTACTAACAAAGAAAAGTCGAAACCTACAACCAAAACGCAATCTAAAACAAAACCTACGGGAACAAAATCAACGGCAAAAACGAAAGCAGCGCCAAAAGCCAAACCCAAGAAGAAAACCAAACGTTAA
- a CDS encoding UTP--glucose-1-phosphate uridylyltransferase, whose product MEKETVDQLIKNTMKQAGLSDLFISDFISKVDAVRAGETGIVRWEEVGDLDPKSDEISLEEIHSAYPLDTSLLSKLVVIKLNGGLGTSMGLEKAKSLIPIKGNLSFLSVMAKQIESLRSRYGIDVPLLFMDSYNTQEDSQKELKEIGFKQALRSSFLQHKVPRLDAKTYAPIQTKTEKENWCPPGHGDIYFTMMEEGILDELLSKGFEIAFLSNGDNLGATVDPQIVSYLLKENIHFAMEMTPKTLADKKGGAIYRKLVDGKMVQYELLETAQVPKEHEHEFSGLGKFRTFSTNNLWINLRALKERFQEGNFSLSLIVNPKQVDGKDVIQLETAMGSAVGNFSKFKGIIIPRDRFAPVKKTEDYLIRRSDAYVLNEDFSLTMAKARKEKGLGEVLVSLDEKHYKKIQQFDALFPALPSLLFCEELVVEGEVLFDIPVTIKGKVQFKNTSGSRKKISSLSQTEFENQVFTL is encoded by the coding sequence ATGGAGAAAGAAACCGTAGACCAACTGATTAAGAATACCATGAAACAAGCAGGTCTTTCGGACTTGTTTATCTCTGATTTTATCAGCAAAGTGGACGCGGTCCGTGCAGGAGAAACTGGGATTGTCCGTTGGGAAGAAGTCGGTGATTTGGATCCAAAATCGGATGAAATTTCTCTCGAAGAGATTCACTCTGCATACCCTCTTGACACCTCGCTCCTTTCTAAACTCGTTGTGATCAAATTGAATGGTGGGCTTGGGACAAGCATGGGTCTTGAGAAAGCAAAGTCTCTTATTCCCATCAAAGGAAATTTGTCATTCCTATCTGTGATGGCCAAACAAATTGAATCCTTACGAAGTCGGTATGGGATTGATGTGCCACTTTTATTTATGGATTCTTACAATACCCAAGAAGATTCTCAAAAAGAATTAAAAGAAATTGGCTTCAAACAGGCGTTACGCTCTAGTTTTTTACAACATAAAGTTCCGAGATTGGATGCAAAAACATACGCTCCTATTCAAACCAAAACAGAAAAGGAAAATTGGTGCCCACCTGGACATGGTGACATCTATTTCACCATGATGGAAGAGGGGATTTTAGATGAACTTCTGTCCAAAGGGTTTGAAATCGCATTTCTTTCCAATGGTGACAATTTGGGAGCAACGGTTGATCCACAAATTGTTTCTTATTTACTCAAAGAAAATATTCATTTCGCAATGGAAATGACTCCCAAAACCTTAGCAGACAAAAAGGGTGGAGCCATTTATAGAAAGTTAGTTGATGGGAAAATGGTTCAATATGAACTTTTGGAAACTGCGCAAGTTCCTAAAGAACATGAGCATGAATTCAGCGGGCTTGGAAAATTCCGAACATTCTCCACCAATAATCTTTGGATCAACTTACGTGCATTAAAAGAAAGATTCCAAGAAGGAAACTTTTCTTTGTCTCTCATCGTAAATCCTAAACAAGTCGATGGGAAAGACGTAATCCAATTGGAAACAGCAATGGGAAGTGCCGTTGGTAATTTTTCCAAATTTAAAGGAATCATCATCCCGAGAGATCGATTTGCTCCTGTGAAAAAAACTGAGGATTATTTGATTCGTAGATCAGATGCGTATGTGTTAAATGAAGATTTTTCTTTAACCATGGCAAAAGCTCGAAAAGAAAAAGGACTTGGCGAAGTGCTCGTGTCTTTAGATGAAAAACATTATAAAAAAATCCAACAATTTGATGCTTTGTTTCCTGCCTTGCCATCTTTACTTTTTTGTGAGGAGCTTGTTGTGGAAGGGGAAGTATTATTTGACATTCCAGTTACCATCAAAGGCAAAGTACAATTTAAAAATACGTCTGGAAGTCGTAAAAAAATATCTTCGTTATCACAAACAGAATTTGAAAACCAAGTTTTTACATTATGA
- a CDS encoding TetR/AcrR family transcriptional regulator, giving the protein MKRSPKIRILEIAKNRFYRQGYHHTGINQIIQESETAKASFYDHFPSKQTLGVHVIRAYGVDVLVWFRRILRNSSTPNDFVSEMSKAMLDQVRTNESYYQGCPIAIFSSQFPVGEKPFSDEFKRIVSRWESILTTAIQKWKKKGLIQKNTKELELARDLINLYEGSLMNWRISMNEDYILRAMLQIKERFKTEFKK; this is encoded by the coding sequence ATGAAACGTTCACCCAAAATTAGGATTCTCGAAATTGCCAAAAACAGATTTTACAGGCAAGGGTATCACCACACCGGAATCAACCAAATCATCCAAGAATCTGAGACTGCCAAAGCAAGTTTTTATGATCATTTCCCCTCCAAACAAACTTTAGGTGTTCACGTCATTAGAGCTTATGGTGTTGATGTACTGGTTTGGTTTCGCCGAATCCTTCGTAATTCCTCTACACCCAATGACTTTGTTTCAGAAATGTCCAAAGCAATGTTAGACCAAGTGAGAACAAATGAGTCATATTACCAAGGTTGCCCCATTGCCATTTTTTCTAGCCAATTCCCTGTTGGCGAAAAACCATTTAGTGATGAATTCAAAAGGATCGTCAGTCGTTGGGAGTCAATTTTAACGACAGCCATTCAGAAATGGAAAAAAAAAGGATTGATACAAAAAAATACAAAAGAATTAGAATTGGCAAGGGATCTAATCAATCTCTATGAAGGATCTCTTATGAACTGGCGAATTTCTATGAATGAAGATTACATCCTTCGCGCAATGTTACAGATTAAAGAAAGATTCAAAACGGAATTTAAAAAATAG
- a CDS encoding acyl-CoA thioesterase: MVLTHTTEIPVLWSHLDANGHVNNGVYQSYLDEARMQALEKIGFSIREMREKLVGPVVLKAELHYHKPLNHPDSVRIETGFRDLTAVRGTVIQNMYRVSDGVLVCEAIFSALFFDFAKKRPWKIPKHFFDQLTTV, encoded by the coding sequence ATGGTTTTGACTCATACAACCGAAATTCCCGTGTTATGGAGCCATTTGGATGCCAATGGGCATGTCAATAATGGAGTGTACCAATCGTATTTGGATGAAGCTAGGATGCAGGCATTAGAGAAGATTGGGTTTTCCATTCGAGAGATGAGGGAGAAGCTCGTCGGTCCTGTGGTCTTAAAGGCAGAATTACATTACCATAAACCATTGAATCATCCCGATTCGGTGCGAATTGAAACTGGATTTCGGGATCTAACTGCCGTGAGGGGAACCGTCATACAAAATATGTATCGGGTTTCCGATGGTGTTCTCGTCTGCGAAGCTATCTTTTCTGCTTTATTTTTTGATTTTGCCAAAAAAAGACCATGGAAAATTCCAAAACATTTTTTTGACCAATTAACGACAGTGTGA
- a CDS encoding fibronectin type III domain-containing protein: MFNNAKQKIALGSLFLITCLIIVSFQSKPITGKTETKSSLKKPGLTPDPFVLYQSIPPYATSLTSSDLPTSIDFSSDFPIPLDQGTGKDNVGYTVGYGLISYLEAGKKGIKNLSSIGPNSANGQKILYSANFIYNQLNSGKDQAVSLLDALVLATSRGSVPIEQMNETSTNLRVRPKANIVELGRKARLGRIYKIEPHDLTTIKLALTEKKPVLIGYLVYENFLNPKPDLVFQEGKGEVLGAQSLVILGFNEKKKAFKVWNTWGTEWGENGTLWISYESFPKHTKSIYVAEPAEENQLLTESKLFNVLETLEYGEHNLFPPKEVYASRGDFSDRIRISWSSEKRAIGYEVYRKRKIDTKYQLVGLSKQPYFDDFGVQKNTAYHYRVASLDENYISKPSIDSNDGYASEPTKPAGILPVTNLRANVAPTNDRIILEWDNQSIPTTYVVYKWNAMARIFRFLGKTEKNFYTDLKASRNGDNEIYQVIPERNQLEGEPSFYVSAHLDPSEVLKPRPEHFTASKGLYPGVTVLQWEGAPSAIAYHIFRKTNGSWKRIAKTKELQYKDEDTSGKESFYAVTSEFEGALYSLPSEPDVGYASLVAGRSMNLRAPELTVTENRKSGEFWFSWNAVPKVTSYKILLRKKNEDEWSLVKETSETSFKLQNLAKNQFYFFVIQSVQKGMGESLYSTPVTAVLSETVPDIKKVKTFGESAIQKFIGPWTAMYWDGKNKVKPVRLTIEAEDVDGNIVMKWNENQIFRGKNIVDSDLLEEKGKWKIKLSPSYESLSGEFEDKNLVPEKSQLSFIRE, encoded by the coding sequence ATGTTTAATAACGCAAAACAAAAAATCGCCTTAGGGAGTTTGTTTTTAATCACTTGCCTAATCATTGTTAGTTTTCAGTCAAAACCTATCACGGGGAAAACAGAAACCAAATCCTCGCTGAAAAAACCTGGCCTTACCCCTGATCCATTTGTCCTTTACCAAAGTATACCGCCTTATGCCACTTCCCTCACAAGCTCAGATTTACCTACCAGTATAGATTTTAGTTCAGACTTTCCTATACCCCTGGACCAAGGGACAGGAAAGGATAATGTTGGTTATACAGTGGGATATGGATTGATCTCTTACTTAGAAGCTGGGAAAAAAGGAATCAAAAATCTATCTTCCATCGGACCTAATTCCGCCAATGGACAAAAGATCTTATATTCGGCAAATTTTATCTACAACCAATTGAATAGTGGGAAAGATCAGGCAGTTTCTTTGCTCGATGCCCTCGTACTTGCCACGAGCCGAGGTTCTGTGCCTATCGAACAAATGAATGAAACAAGCACTAACCTTCGTGTTCGCCCAAAAGCAAATATCGTGGAACTTGGCAGAAAAGCAAGACTCGGCCGCATCTATAAAATTGAACCTCACGATCTAACAACAATTAAACTAGCACTTACGGAAAAGAAACCAGTGTTAATTGGATATTTAGTTTATGAAAACTTTCTGAATCCAAAACCTGATTTAGTTTTCCAAGAAGGAAAAGGTGAGGTGTTAGGTGCCCAGTCCCTGGTCATCCTTGGTTTTAATGAAAAGAAGAAAGCTTTTAAGGTTTGGAATACTTGGGGTACCGAATGGGGAGAGAATGGCACACTTTGGATTTCCTATGAAAGTTTTCCAAAACATACCAAATCCATCTATGTGGCAGAACCAGCGGAAGAAAACCAACTCCTGACCGAATCAAAACTTTTTAATGTATTAGAAACTCTAGAATATGGGGAACACAACCTATTCCCTCCGAAAGAAGTGTATGCGTCTCGAGGAGATTTTTCGGATCGGATACGCATTTCCTGGTCGAGCGAAAAACGTGCCATTGGTTACGAAGTGTATAGAAAACGAAAAATTGATACCAAATACCAACTCGTGGGTCTTTCCAAACAACCTTACTTCGATGATTTTGGTGTACAAAAGAATACGGCTTACCACTACCGGGTCGCTAGTTTAGATGAAAATTATATTTCCAAACCATCAATTGATTCAAACGATGGTTATGCGTCAGAACCGACAAAACCCGCTGGGATATTACCTGTAACCAATCTACGCGCAAATGTTGCCCCAACTAATGATCGAATCATTTTGGAATGGGACAACCAATCCATCCCTACTACGTATGTGGTCTATAAGTGGAACGCAATGGCGCGTATCTTTCGTTTCTTAGGGAAAACTGAAAAGAATTTTTATACCGACCTAAAAGCCAGTAGGAACGGTGACAATGAAATTTACCAAGTGATCCCTGAACGAAACCAATTGGAAGGAGAACCAAGTTTTTACGTTTCCGCTCACCTTGATCCTTCTGAAGTATTAAAACCAAGACCAGAACATTTCACTGCATCAAAAGGTCTGTATCCAGGAGTAACCGTCTTACAATGGGAAGGTGCTCCTAGCGCAATTGCCTACCATATCTTCCGAAAAACCAATGGGTCTTGGAAACGGATCGCAAAAACAAAAGAACTCCAATATAAAGATGAGGACACATCTGGCAAAGAATCCTTTTATGCTGTTACATCCGAATTTGAAGGAGCATTATACAGTTTGCCTTCTGAACCTGATGTTGGCTATGCATCTCTCGTTGCAGGAAGGTCAATGAATCTAAGGGCGCCTGAACTCACTGTGACAGAAAATCGGAAGTCTGGCGAATTTTGGTTTAGTTGGAATGCCGTTCCCAAGGTTACTTCGTATAAAATCCTACTCCGAAAAAAGAATGAAGATGAATGGAGTTTGGTAAAAGAAACATCAGAAACTAGTTTCAAACTCCAAAATTTGGCCAAAAATCAATTTTACTTTTTTGTGATACAATCCGTACAAAAAGGAATGGGAGAAAGTTTATATTCCACTCCTGTCACTGCTGTATTATCCGAAACAGTTCCAGATATCAAGAAGGTAAAAACATTTGGTGAATCCGCCATACAGAAGTTTATTGGTCCTTGGACTGCGATGTATTGGGATGGAAAAAACAAAGTCAAACCAGTCAGACTAACCATTGAAGCAGAAGATGTAGATGGAAACATCGTCATGAAATGGAACGAAAACCAAATCTTTCGTGGAAAAAACATAGTCGATTCTGATTTACTCGAAGAAAAAGGGAAATGGAAGATTAAACTCTCACCTAGTTACGAATCCCTTTCCGGTGAATTTGAAGACAAAAATTTAGTCCCTGAAAAAAGTCAACTATCGTTTATACGCGAATAA
- a CDS encoding energy transducer TonB, with amino-acid sequence MKSFTLSLQYKLRRFGLFRASLFASISLHVFCYLVYLVLTMPSEAAFQETSMEDVDVSFEEIPPELIGGTSSPAPVEKQEWVEGSNKDAEDKPDNSDLNPNQLSGNGTDKDGFLFSFNGDRPPTPIIDFDLKAYFPEAAKAANISQKTVVVMVQVDEQGVLQGVKIVSGRAGYGFDEAAIRIIQRARFSPGYDKGKPTRMAHRLPISFDLEED; translated from the coding sequence ATGAAGTCGTTTACATTATCTTTACAATACAAACTCAGACGGTTCGGACTCTTCCGAGCCAGTCTATTTGCATCTATCAGTTTGCATGTATTTTGTTATTTAGTGTATTTAGTTCTCACAATGCCAAGCGAAGCAGCCTTCCAAGAAACTTCTATGGAAGATGTGGATGTATCGTTCGAAGAAATTCCTCCAGAACTCATCGGTGGAACTTCTAGCCCTGCTCCAGTTGAAAAACAAGAGTGGGTGGAAGGATCAAACAAAGACGCAGAAGACAAACCAGACAATTCTGACTTAAACCCAAATCAACTTTCTGGCAATGGAACAGACAAAGATGGGTTTTTGTTTTCATTTAATGGGGACAGACCTCCTACCCCCATCATTGATTTTGATTTAAAGGCTTATTTCCCAGAAGCAGCAAAAGCTGCTAATATCAGCCAAAAAACCGTGGTGGTGATGGTGCAAGTGGACGAACAAGGTGTTCTCCAAGGTGTCAAAATTGTATCGGGTCGTGCAGGCTATGGATTTGATGAAGCGGCGATCCGAATCATCCAAAGAGCAAGGTTTAGTCCAGGGTATGACAAAGGAAAACCAACTAGAATGGCCCACAGGTTACCCATCAGTTTCGATTTAGAAGAGGATTAA
- a CDS encoding MotA/TolQ/ExbB proton channel family protein yields the protein MQDFVDIGEKIIFLVMLLASVLAIAVFIERLIVYKRNFNKESESLLDSLTLLIRHRDLKGIEKLLESHPMENSFTRFIHFVLEREKENHKGLSELMEGKILKERLSLEERLPILNTLGNNTPFIGLLGTVLGVIKAFYGLGTLGNSGAEVVMRSISTALLATAAGLAVAIPVVMANNYFTRKMKLVLGQLEILSKEIHASFITSGKHNQSSSSTPNIHH from the coding sequence ATGCAAGATTTCGTAGACATTGGGGAAAAAATCATCTTCCTCGTGATGTTACTCGCGAGTGTCCTCGCCATTGCTGTATTCATTGAACGGTTAATTGTTTATAAGCGCAATTTTAACAAAGAATCGGAATCACTTCTGGATTCTCTTACACTCCTAATCCGACACCGTGATTTAAAAGGCATTGAGAAATTACTCGAAAGCCATCCGATGGAAAATTCTTTTACACGTTTCATCCATTTCGTATTGGAACGTGAGAAAGAAAATCACAAAGGATTGTCCGAGCTCATGGAAGGAAAAATCCTGAAAGAACGCCTAAGCTTAGAAGAACGACTTCCCATTCTCAACACTCTTGGAAACAACACTCCCTTCATCGGTTTATTAGGAACAGTGCTCGGAGTCATCAAGGCATTTTATGGTTTGGGAACACTTGGAAACTCTGGCGCAGAAGTGGTGATGCGAAGTATTTCGACGGCACTACTTGCCACAGCAGCAGGTCTTGCTGTTGCGATTCCTGTAGTTATGGCCAATAACTATTTCACACGAAAAATGAAACTGGTGCTTGGACAACTGGAAATCCTTTCGAAAGAGATCCATGCTAGTTTTATCACGAGTGGAAAACACAACCAATCTTCCAGTTCTACACCCAACATTCACCATTAA